One window of the Oncorhynchus gorbuscha isolate QuinsamMale2020 ecotype Even-year linkage group LG17, OgorEven_v1.0, whole genome shotgun sequence genome contains the following:
- the LOC124002114 gene encoding microtubule-associated protein RP/EB family member 3-like isoform X1, whose amino-acid sequence MAVNVHATSVSCDTLSRHDMLAWLNDSLHLTYTKIEQLCSGAAYCQFMDMLFPGCVLLKKVKFQAKLEHEFIHNFKVLQAAFKRMGVDKIIPVEKLVKGKFQDNFEFVQWFKKFFDANYDGKEYEPLQARQGQDMAPAPNPGDHFSHRPKRTHGPPGPQRMSPTVPKIMPAPQRVLNTTVHVRKTPALARNGGSDGELMELNQQLMELKLTVDGLEKERDFYFSKLRDIELICQEHESDTNPHLSRIMDILYATEDGFAAPDDDEIDEQAHLDQDEY is encoded by the exons ATGGCAGTGAATGTGCACGCCACGTCTGTGTCCTGTGACACCCTGAGCAGACATGATATGCTGGCCTGGCTCAACGATTCCCTACACCTCACCTACACCAAGATAGAACAGCTCTGCTCGG GTGCAGCGTACTGTCAGTTCATGGACATGCTGTTCCCAGGCTGTGTCCTGCTAAAGAAGGTTAAGTTCCAGGCCAAGTTGGAACATGAGTTCATACACAACTTCAAAGTTCTCCAGGCTGCCTTCAAGAGGATGGGAGTCGACAAA ATAATTCCCGTCGAGAAGCTCGTAAAAGGAAAGTTCCAGGACAACTTTGAGTTCGTGCAGTGGTTCAAGAAGTTCTTCGACGCCAACTATGATGGGAAGGAGTACGAGCCTCTACAAGCCAGACAGGGGCAAGACATGGCTCCCGCCCCCAATCCAGGTGATCACTTTTCCCACAGACCAAAGAGAACTCATGGTCCTCCAG GCCCCCAGAGGATGTCGCCCACAGTGCCCAAGATAATGCCTGCACCCCAGAGAGTGCTGAACACCACGGTGCATGTGAGGAAGACCCCGGCTCTGGCGCGGAACGGGGGCAGCGACGGGGAACTCATGGAGCTGAATCAACAG TTGATGGAGCTGAAGTTGACAGTGGACGgactagagaaggagagagatttcTACTTCAGTAAGCTGAGAGACATTGAGCTGATCTGTCAGGAACACGAGAGTGACACCAACCCTCACCTCTCCAGGATCATGGACATTCTCTACGCCACAGAG GACGGCTTTGCTGCTCCAGATGATGACGAGATTGATGAACAGGCCCACTTGGACCAGGATGAATACTGA
- the LOC124002114 gene encoding microtubule-associated protein RP/EB family member 3-like isoform X2, which produces MAVNVHATSVSCDTLSRHDMLAWLNDSLHLTYTKIEQLCSGAAYCQFMDMLFPGCVLLKKVKFQAKLEHEFIHNFKVLQAAFKRMGVDKIIPVEKLVKGKFQDNFEFVQWFKKFFDANYDGKEYEPLQARQGQDMAPAPNPGPQRMSPTVPKIMPAPQRVLNTTVHVRKTPALARNGGSDGELMELNQQLMELKLTVDGLEKERDFYFSKLRDIELICQEHESDTNPHLSRIMDILYATEDGFAAPDDDEIDEQAHLDQDEY; this is translated from the exons ATGGCAGTGAATGTGCACGCCACGTCTGTGTCCTGTGACACCCTGAGCAGACATGATATGCTGGCCTGGCTCAACGATTCCCTACACCTCACCTACACCAAGATAGAACAGCTCTGCTCGG GTGCAGCGTACTGTCAGTTCATGGACATGCTGTTCCCAGGCTGTGTCCTGCTAAAGAAGGTTAAGTTCCAGGCCAAGTTGGAACATGAGTTCATACACAACTTCAAAGTTCTCCAGGCTGCCTTCAAGAGGATGGGAGTCGACAAA ATAATTCCCGTCGAGAAGCTCGTAAAAGGAAAGTTCCAGGACAACTTTGAGTTCGTGCAGTGGTTCAAGAAGTTCTTCGACGCCAACTATGATGGGAAGGAGTACGAGCCTCTACAAGCCAGACAGGGGCAAGACATGGCTCCCGCCCCCAATCCAG GCCCCCAGAGGATGTCGCCCACAGTGCCCAAGATAATGCCTGCACCCCAGAGAGTGCTGAACACCACGGTGCATGTGAGGAAGACCCCGGCTCTGGCGCGGAACGGGGGCAGCGACGGGGAACTCATGGAGCTGAATCAACAG TTGATGGAGCTGAAGTTGACAGTGGACGgactagagaaggagagagatttcTACTTCAGTAAGCTGAGAGACATTGAGCTGATCTGTCAGGAACACGAGAGTGACACCAACCCTCACCTCTCCAGGATCATGGACATTCTCTACGCCACAGAG GACGGCTTTGCTGCTCCAGATGATGACGAGATTGATGAACAGGCCCACTTGGACCAGGATGAATACTGA